Proteins from a single region of Hordeum vulgare subsp. vulgare chromosome 6H, MorexV3_pseudomolecules_assembly, whole genome shotgun sequence:
- the LOC123405675 gene encoding NAC domain-containing protein 71-like codes for MAEEGGGEEELAVVGAGDMEGQIVVAGAAYEEDGGRGGGGGGAGGDEGIFRGDDQFIPPPGFRFKPSDEELIRYYLLPKLQGREYVPNRAIIEHNVYQCHPDQLTGQYMDRGEGKSFYFLSPRVRRYDNGDRPRRDTDDGRGRWKVSTGKTEKEEKKLAGDGTTYCFSVLNYFESPRGGGRKSEWLMRELTVPGYEIKLPKDGGPGGKTLDRYVMCKIYIKDDKGDDDEEAGPSSASPLRLHGPVEGDKWATAEIPKLSKKQAGKRPRQPETDEMLEQRVLQQNPAAATGDAVHAAAAAAGDGVHDAPAAAMEDVVHDAPAPYLDGSNADYHHHAGSVAPNLSLDEAAQRYERRRVVLPATSGGSPGVAATVKAEGSPVSTVDSVEGNEEGCNNNGGCGN; via the exons ATGGCAGAAgaagggggcggggaggaggagcTGGCCGTCGTCGGAGCAGGAGACATGGAGGGGCAGATCGTCGTCGCCGGAGCAGCATACGAGGAGGACGGCGGTCGGGGTGGCGGTGGAGGGGGTGCAGGAGGAGACGAGGGGATCTTCCGGGGCGACGACCAGTTCATTCCGCCGCCTGGGTTCCGGTTCAAGCCGAGCGACGAGGAGCTGATCAGGTACTACCTGCTCCCCAAGCTGCAGGGCCGGGAGTACGTGCCCAACAGGGCCATCATCGAGCACAACGTGTACCAGTGCCACCCGGACCAGCTCACCG GCCAATACATGGATCGGGGCGAGGGCAAGAGCTTCTACTTCCTGTCGCCGAGGGTGCGCCGGTACGACAACGGGGACCGGCCGCGGCGGGACACGGACGACGGCCGCGGCCGGTGGAAGGTGTCGACGGGCAAGacggaaaaggaggagaagaagctggCCGGCGACGGCACGACCTACTGCTTCAGCGTGCTCAACTACTTCGAGAGCCCCAGAGGCGGCGGACGCAAGTCGGAATGGCTCATGAGAGAGCTCACCGTCCCGGGGTACGAGATCAAGCTCCCCAAGGACGGCGGCCCTGGCGGCAAGACG TTGGATAGGTACGTGATGTGCAAGATTTACATCAAAGACGACAAAGGTGACGATGACGAGGAGGCAGGGCCCAGCAGCGCCTCGCCGCTGCGCCTGCACGGGCCGGTGGAGGGCGACAAATGGGCGACGGCGGAGATTCCAAAGCTTTCGAAGAAACAGGCGGGCAAGAGGCCG AGGCAGCCAGAGACGGATGAGATGCTGGAGCAGCGGGTGCTTCAGCAGAATC cagcagcagcaactggTGATGCCGTtcacgcagcagcagcagcagcaggcgatGGCGTTCATGATGCGCCAGCAGCAGCAATGGAGGATGTCGTTCATGAtgcaccagca CCGTACTTGGACGGCTCCAACGCCGATTACCATCACCACGCGGGGTCCGTGGCCCCTAACCTCTCCCTTGACGAGGCTGCGCAGCGTTACGAGCGTAGACGGGTGGTGCTCCCGGCGACGAGCGGTGGTTCTCCAGGAGTGGCGGCGACGGTGAAGGCAGAGGGTTCGCCGGTCAGTACGGTGGACTCTGTGGAGGGAAACGAGGAGGGCTGCAACAACAACGGGGGTTGCGGCAACTAG